The proteins below are encoded in one region of Drosophila santomea strain STO CAGO 1482 chromosome 3R, Prin_Dsan_1.1, whole genome shotgun sequence:
- the LOC120453157 gene encoding protein AAR2 homolog has product MNKDNSSMKMDPQLALRLLAEGGVLVIAGVPEGTEFGIDLCAYTIGPDFRGVKMIPPGVHYVWCSSRGPYGDAAPRVGFVHFFHPNEIVVREWDHELEELRPRRIAEPEVERDQIRKNLAQLERVLAPYDYRYVVQWKELTGSVTESCVNRCRPSEGTIRTNIELQSCPDADRPRGGAATGSISRRNVAARLLLDESELLPDLKPVEGTAPRFSTVPLRVPHDAQPAEVSRHALDCIDAVHKLLEGFETDDGLVEELQLAYAFFLVGYSVESLAHWRKLLGLLAHSQTAVTKHKLTYMKYSEVLAHQLPHLPEELMVPGPHNTVYKDVRELLVNLHAGGLSVSAERLTKRLEKKLGWEFEGLLDEDPEDQPVVIELPEA; this is encoded by the coding sequence ATGAACAAAGACAACTCCAGCATGAAAATGGATCCCCAGCTAGCCCTGCGCCTGCTGGCTGAAGGCGGAGTCTTGGTCATCGCCGGTGTACCCGAGGGCACGGAATTTGGCATTGATCTCTGTGCTTACACCATTGGTCCGGATTTCCGAGGTGTCAAGATGATCCCACCCGGAGTCCACTATGTATGGTGCTCCTCCCGAGGTCCCTACGGCGATGCAGCTCCTCGTGTCGGATTCGTGCACTTCTTTCATCCGAATGAGATTGTCGTAAGAGAATGGGACCACGAACTGGAGGAACTGCGCCCTCGGAGGATTGCCGAACCGGAAGTGGAACGAGACCAAATCCGCAAAAACCTGGCCCAACTGGAGCGTGTGCTGGCGCCGTACGACTATCGTTATGTGGTTCAGTGGAAGGAACTCACCGGCAGCGTGACGGAATCATGCGTGAATCGCTGTCGTCCCTCAGAAGGAACCATCCGCACGAACATCGAACTGCAATCCTGTCCGGACGCAGATCGGCCGCGCGGAGGAGCCGCTACTGGCAGTATCAGCCGCCGGAATGTTGCAGCTCGGCTTCTCTTAGATGAGAGCGAACTTCTGCCGGACCTAAAACCCGTGGAAGGGACAGCTCCGCGCTTCAGTACCGTACCCCTGCGTGTTCCTCACGATGCCCAGCCCGCTGAAGTTTCTCGCCACGCCTTGGATTGCATAGATGCTGTTCACAAACTGCTCGAAGGCTTCGAAACCGATGACGGACTCGTTGAGGAACTTCAGCTGGCCTACGCATTTTTCCTCGTGGGCTATTCTGTGGAGTCGCTGGCCCACTGGCGCAAGCTTCTGGGCTTGCTTGCTCACTCGCAAACGGCGGTCACAAAGCATAAGTTAACGTACATGAAGTACAGCGAGGTTTTGGCCCACCAACTGCCCCACTTGCCCGAGGAGCTGATGGTGCCTGGTCCGCATAACACCGTCTACAAAGATGTACGCGAACTGCTGGTCAATCTGCATGCTGGCGGTTTAAGTGTCAGCGCTGAGCGGCTGACGAAGCGGCTAGAGAAAAAGTTGGGATGGGAATTTGAGGGCCTGCTGGACGAAGACCCAGAGGACCAGCCTGTAGTTATCGAACTCCCGGAGGCCTAG
- the LOC120453160 gene encoding transcriptional adapter 2A isoform X1, which produces MSFMNPVDMVDEDAADLQFPKAEPLLKPQVKRFTHAQLDENTRSSLVLYNPHTLHRYLEELKEVTHGKNCTVPPASKDANRCATCRCSLAEPYIKCSECLDTLLCLQCFSRGKEAFSHRNNHAYIIVRDNIQVFAEEPHWTARDERILLKTLRTHGYGNWEAVSQALDQRHDPAEVRRHYHDCYFGGIFERLLNLQHARHSYLPERMPYVFKMRSLDPPRHDDIVSMQFKLSAGYRCARGDFDTPYDTSAESLISIMVDHRDRDDDHETPESDFEREVTEELQLGLVRAYNNRLRERQRRYKIMKQHGLIMPNRTVSWISKYVHAFSSDASCMRFLVFMQICPDPIKFDMLLESLRYCRELHSRLHKLYDLREHGVRTHSGAKLYARLCKERQQAQRDYSRHKQTDAFDWQQLVQHYESNRSGDPGPLAINSKLYAINTRRKASPIEIGDLPGYTKLDDGERKLCSVARLVPQSYLDYKNQLVTEQAKLGYLRLADARRLIKIDVNKTRQIYDFLLEHGYISRPPSYG; this is translated from the exons CTGAGCCACTGCTCAAGCCACAGGTCAAGCGGTTCACCCATGCACAGCTGGATGAAAACACCAGGAGCTCCTTGGTTTTGTATAATCCCCACACGCTGCACAGGTATTTGGAGGAGCTGAAGGAAGTGACGCATGGTAAAAATTGCACTGTGCCACCGGCTTCAAAAGATGCAAATCGATGTGCAACGTGTCGTTGCAGTCTCGCAGAGCCGTACATAAAGTGCTCCGAGTGCCTGGACACCCTGCTGTGCCTGCAATGTTTCTCGCGAGGAAAGGAGGCCTTTTCCCACCGCAATAACCACGCCTACATCATAGTCCGCGACAACATACAGGTTTTCGCAGAAGAGCCGCATTGGACGGCCCGGGACGAGCGAATCCTGCTAAAGACACTGCGCACCCACGGCTATGGCAACTGGGAGGCGGTATCCCAGGCCCTTGACCAGCGCCACGATCCCGCTGAAGTGCGACGCCACTACCACGATTGCTACTTTGGCGGGATATTTGAGAGACTGCTCAATCTGCAGCACGCAAGGCATAGCTATCTTCCCGAGCGAATGCCGTATGTCTTTAAAATGCGCAGCTTGGATCCACCACGTCATGACGATATCGTCTCTATGCAGTTTAAACTAAGCGCAGGCTATCGCTGTGCAAGAGGCGACTTCGACACTCCGTACGACACCTCCGCAGAGAGTCTCATTTCTATTATGGTGGATCATAGGGACAGGGACGACGACCACGAGACGCCTGAGAGCGACTTTGAGCGTGAAGTGACAGAGGAATTGCAGCTGGGACTGGTTCGGGCATACAACAATCGCCTCAG AGAGCGTCAGCGTCGTTACAAGATCATGAAGCAGCATGGTCTCATAATGCCCAATCGCACTGTCAGCTGGATTTCCAAGTACGTGCACGCCTTTAGCAGTGACGCAAGTTGCATGCGTTTCTTGGTCTTCATGCAGATATGTCCCGACCCCATTAAGTTCGATATGCTCCTGGAGTCCCTGCGTTATTGTCGGGAGCTGCATAGCCGGCTGCACAAACTATACGATCTGCGAGAGCACGGCGTTCGCACTCATTCTGGAGCCAAACTATATGCCCGTCTGTGCAAAGAACGTCAGCAGGCTCAGCGAGATTACAGCAGGCATAAGCAAACAGATGCTTTCGACTGGCAGCAATTGGTGCAGCATTACGAGAGCAATAGAAGCGGTGATCCCGGGCCCCTGGCGATTAACTCGAAGTTATATGCTATTAACACGCGGCGCAAGGCCAGTCCTATTGAGATTGGAG ATCTTCCTGGATACACCAAACTGGATGATGGCGAGCGAAAGTTGTGCAGTGTGGCTCGTTTGGTTCCGCAATCGTACTTGGACTACAAAAACCAACTGGTTACGGAACAAGCAAAGCTCGGATATCTGCGATTGGCCGATGCGCGACGTCTCATTAAAATAGATGTGAACAAAACGCGCCAGATCTACGATTTTTTGCTGGAACACGGCTATATCAGCAGACCACCTTCTTATGGCTAG